The Melitaea cinxia chromosome 9, ilMelCinx1.1, whole genome shotgun sequence DNA segment aatgaaaaattCCGCTCAAAGCACGCGGCGTCAAGTCGAGATCTCGAATCTAATTAAAACCATAAAAGCCTTCGTTAGTGCGGCGAACATGTGCGAACGACTTATTTTGGACACGTAGCGAATATTGGTCAAGGTGAATTTctatttatgaatttttaaagtaacatttaaaatGTGATATGCCTTTCAGGTTCATAGGTTACATGCAAATAGtacatattaatacaaattatagaACTACTAGCGgcccgtcccggcttcgcacgggcattaaacattacatttagatttgttaattttaacacattcataataataataataatatgacacATTTTCATCCCTTTTTGCGTCGAGCTCCtaaaaaagagtaaataaaaaaaaaataagaataattaaattcagatattatttaatgatttttttgtatttatgtgttttttttttgtatatttttggggtttttttcttttttttgatatatttttttaattttttgttttttttttttcaattattgaGGTCATAACCctaaaagaaaatacatttattttgttagaGCTTCTCTGTAAACAATATttgatgttgttttattttgtggcagcaaaataaattgattttcaGGGGCTCCGACTCGCGATAGACCAACATACAGTTGACCATGAGTAAAACATTTCTTTCGCAGATCGATCCCTACTAATTCGAAGGTTTGGCCTTGGGACTTGTTAATTGTTAATGCGAAAGATGTTTTTACCGGAAATTGAAGCCGTTTAAATGGGATTGGCAGATCAGTTGGGATCATCGGTATCCTCGGTATATGAGCTAGTTGACCACCTGCTGGGCCAGTGATAATAGTTGCTACTATTAAATTGTCCTCTAACTCCTTAATAAGCAGCCTCGTCCCATTACACATGCTCGGAGggtttaaatttcttaaaagcATGATTGGGATTCCGATTTTTAACGTCAATTCATGGGGTGGCAGTCCAGAAGGGTTCAACGAATTTAAAAATTCCTGTGGATAATGGACTGCATCTTCAATATTCGTTACAGTGTCGATCGATTTGTATGTTTTTGTTTGGCCGGGGACTTTTTGAACAATCAGATTGTTTATTTCATTGACAGTATCATTCTTAGGTGATACTATAGCCCGAGAACACAGCCAATGGAAGTCTCTTTCGTGCAAATTCTCGATATCAGGGTATACAGAATCTATTAAATTTTCCAAATTATGGAGTATTTGGCCTAGAGACTCATCCAGAAGAATGTCACAATGACCGCTTAAATTTGGAGTTGGAAAAATTCCTTCCCCAAGTTTTAGCAGTTGCTGTGGGAAATCGCTATCAGTGATTCCATGAAGATGAGCTCTCATATTTGtccttaattttaatgtttcaatCGTAGTCCATAAGGGAGACGATTTCAAGCATGCCTTGATGATATCTGCTCGCGTGCCTCTGTTAATAACGGGGAGAGTCTGTCGAAAATCTCCAGCAAATACAAAAGTAATCCCGCCCATGACTGCAGAGGAGTTCCTTAGATCCTGTAAGGTTCTGTTCACGGCCTCTATATGTGCTCTATGGCTCATCGTGCATTCGTCCCACATAATCAATGAGGCGTCTTGTAGTAATTTACCAATAGGTCCATTTTTGCGGATGGAACATGTAGATTGTTGTTCAAGATTGACGGATAGTGGAAGTTTAAAAGTAGAATGAGCAGTTTTGCCATCCTTCAAGAGAGTTGCAGCAATTCCTGAGGAAGCAACTGCTATTGCTATCTTCCCTGATTGTCTTATCTTAGCAAGTATCAAATTTGCAAGAAACGTCTTTCCCGTTCCACCAGGTGCATccaaaaagaaaacttttcttTTGTCATGAATGACGCTATCGACTATAGTTTCAAAAGCATGTCTTTGATCTGGGACTAACTTTGGCAGGTTTTCATTGACAAAAGCGGTCAAATTATTTGTATCATAGCGATGAGTCATAGTCTCTGCTGCATTGCTTTCTGTACGAACTGATGATGGTAATCCGAAATCACTTAGGCTTTTGTCATTTAATTGCAACagtttattttctatttgtatCAAACCTTCGTTATAAATGTCCTCATTGTATGGTAAGGTGATGTCTTGATTTTGCTGTCTGATTCTGTGTCTAATATCTTCACATAAATCGTCTTTGAAAATGTTCCATAATTTTAATGGTTCCGATGGCTGACAAAATAAAAGTATGACCACAAACAATTCTCTCAATTGTAATGGACATTGAGAAAGCGAAGCTTCTCTGAGAGTATTTTCCCAATGGTCATCGTTTTCTAGCAAACCTCTAGCACGGCAAGCAGCTTGATACGTTTCTTTCAGAACTCCGTCAACGGTTTTCAAGTACTGGAATGAAGTTGGACCGCGTACGTGGTGCAGCAACATCCTAAGATAGAAACACTCGGATTGAGAAGGATGGACACCGTAGACTCTACCTAAAGCGGAATCTTTTTTTATGCCTGGATAGCCAACTACATTCTCACCACGCTTCCTTCTGGTGAACTTATTATTGGCCCATGTGTAGTATTGCGGGACTTCGTGGTAAAGAAGTGTTTTTGCGAATTCATCTTCATTACAGAGCTCAAAAAAAGCCAGCAATGTTGTTTTACGTGGATTTTGGGCCACTTGTACAGCCGTTTCTGTGGTAAAATACACCCTTTGGCCATTTTCTAAGTGGACAGCTAACTGCAAAACTGTAGGATGCCGCTCATGGATCGGGAATTCGAATATTCGCCAAGCAGCTTCGGAAGTACTTATGTAACGGCCATTTACGTAGTTTTCCACTTCATCATTTGGGTTTCTGACGCCAAATGTAGCTTGGTCCGAtcctttatttatgtatttacaaatGTATTTGATGGCTTGAACTGAGTGACAGTACTCTACATTTATGTGAGCATTAAACGTCCTGCACAAAAGTGGAGAATATGGGACAATCCAACTATTATCTATAGTGAAATTTCTGCCTCTGATATTTAGCGAAGCGCTCAGTCCTCCATTTGCGGCATCACGACGACGATAAACTGGATATCCGTCCTCTCCAGTCTGAGTTTCGTTGACTAAACGTCGTGGGtatttttttgtgcaaataCCGTTTTTCATACATGGTGCTGATAAGTTATGTTCTCCGCATGGTCCGTGCACCATATTTTTTGTTACGATATCGTACAATATCGGATCGTTTTGTTGGTTGGGCAGTTCCGCAACTATGACGCTATCAATTTCGTCTGGTTGGATTTTTGTTTCTAGCCAAAACAGCAAATGACAGTGTGGTAAACCTCGCTTCTGCCATTCTACACTTGCCATGTAACATTTCACTTTGccgaatatttcatttttaacgaataaatttaagaatttcTTCATTTTCAAATGAAACACCCTTGAAATGATGTCATGACGATCGAAAGATCGCTGATCAGGTAGTAGTTCCGCTTTAATTTCAGGCCATTCGGGGTTGCACGTAAATGTGACAAATAAGTCTGGTCTCCCGTAATTTCGGACATAAGTCATCGCGTCTTGGGTTTTTTCATGCAGGTAACGCGGAGAACCTGTAAATGAAGATGGCAAGATTACGCGTTGACCGATATTTGATGGGTCAACATTTCCGTCTTGATTTAAAGCATCTCTGAGATGAATGTATTCTTCAGCCCTTAGTCTCTGTTGGTTACGACATATGTAATTCAATCGTTCCGATATCATTTTTGCCATCATATCGACAATATATTGACTAAATAAGTCCCTGTAATAATGTAATGCATTAAAACAGTTAGCTCTAACCATCAACCTAAATGCATAAAATTGCATGCACGTCACAGTTTTGTTACGCGCTGTACCTTCCTGCGGAATGGTTAAATAATAACCGTCTTCTCCTTTCACGAACATTAAGGGATACTGTAGTGGATCATACGATCGGTGTAACTCAGAGACCCTTTTAAGTTGGCCGTCTCTTCCGTGGAGCACTATATCTCTGGGGCCTTTTTCTTCGTCAACCAAGAGAACGGCTACCTCGTTTACAGCTGGAGCATTGTATCTACCCGGGTGTGCTGTCTGTGGTGGGCGGTCggaatgaataattaattttaaattatccgAAGAATTGCGTTCTATGTTTTGTTTAAAGCTTCGTATATATACATTGTGGCTATTCAGTGCGGTCTGTAGTTCGTTAATTAAATCTATTTTCAGCGTTGGAGCTATGTTTGACCTCAATGATAGCTGATCTGCGTCTGAAATGAAATATACCTGCAAGTATTGTGGATTTTGGCCTGGTGGTGGTAAAAGGCTACCAATAAGATGATATACCTGTCCCTCTATTTTAAAAGTTGGCATAAAATTACCCTCTCTTATTTCTTTGGCGCCAAACGAAGTCATTTGAAATAGGCTATTG contains these protein-coding regions:
- the LOC123656211 gene encoding uncharacterized protein LOC123656211; protein product: MPKRSRSQLSRNSSQARASKIRRNEESSSETENRLSIHRQYVAQSRARESSTERSQRLAEQNMRTTQIRARESSLQRSQRLAEQNVRTSRVRARESSLERSERLADQNLRTSQARARESSLERLQRLAQQNLRTSQIDYAQQSSVQIGDMNKICPKCSAKKWVDETNGMCCASGKTAHPGRYNAPAVNEVAVLLVDEEKGPRDIVLHGRDGQLKRVSELHRSYDPLQYPLMFVKGEDGYYLTIPQEGTARNKTVTCMQFYAFRLMVRANCFNALHYYRDLFSQYIVDMMAKMISERLNYICRNQQRLRAEEYIHLRDALNQDGNVDPSNIGQRVILPSSFTGSPRYLHEKTQDAMTYVRNYGRPDLFVTFTCNPEWPEIKAELLPDQRSFDRHDIISRVFHLKMKKFLNLFVKNEIFGKVKCYMASVEWQKRGLPHCHLLFWLETKIQPDEIDSVIVAELPNQQNDPILYDIVTKNMVHGPCGEHNLSAPCMKNGICTKKYPRRLVNETQTGEDGYPVYRRRDAANGGLSASLNIRGRNFTIDNSWIVPYSPLLCRTFNAHINVEYCHSVQAIKYICKYINKGSDQATFGVRNPNDEVENYVNGRYISTSEAAWRIFEFPIHERHPTVLQLAVHLENGQRVYFTTETAVQVAQNPRKTTLLAFFELCNEDEFAKTLLYHEVPQYYTWANNKFTRRKRGENVVGYPGIKKDSALGRVYGVHPSQSECFYLRMLLHHVRGPTSFQYLKTVDGVLKETYQAACRARGLLENDDHWENTLREASLSQCPLQLRELFVVILLFCQPSEPLKLWNIFKDDLCEDIRHRIRQQNQDITLPYNEDIYNEGLIQIENKLLQLNDKSLSDFGLPSSVRTESNAAETMTHRYDTNNLTAFVNENLPKLVPDQRHAFETIVDSVIHDKRKVFFLDAPGGTGKTFLANLILAKIRQSGKIAIAVASSGIAATLLKDGKTAHSTFKLPLSVNLEQQSTCSIRKNGPIGKLLQDASLIMWDECTMSHRAHIEAVNRTLQDLRNSSAVMGGITFVFAGDFRQTLPVINRGTRADIIKACLKSSPLWTTIETLKLRTNMRAHLHGITDSDFPQQLLKLGEGIFPTPNLSGHCDILLDESLGQILHNLENLIDSVYPDIENLHERDFHWLCSRAIVSPKNDTVNEINNLIVQKVPGQTKTYKSIDTVTNIEDAVHYPQEFLNSLNPSGLPPHELTLKIGIPIMLLRNLNPPSMCNGTRLLIKELEDNLIVATIITGPAGGQLAHIPRIPMIPTDLPIPFKRLQFPVKTSFALTINKSQGQTFELVGIDLRKKCFTHGQLYVGLSRVGAPENQFILLPQNKTTSNIVYREALTK